A window of the Janthinobacterium agaricidamnosum NBRC 102515 = DSM 9628 genome harbors these coding sequences:
- a CDS encoding GlxA family transcriptional regulator: MRTVAILIFPGVQALDVAGPMDVFAEANRFLPSDQQYRITVLGTRRGTIACSNGLPIAAHQHYSESDASFDLLLMAGGPDLPEQARDAEFSAWLVAASARARRYGSICNGAFLLAHAGLLDGKTVTTHWNDAPALAEAFIKTRVDADSIYVRDGNLYTSAGVTAGIDLSLYLLAQDHGPDVSLSVAKRLVVFTQRRGGQSQFSPYLTPLVEASSPVAQVQQYVLDHLNEELKVEDLARIVAMSPRNFARVFARVAKVTPAEFIESVRVDAARVMLERDAEPLKTVAYRCGFGNADQMRLVFLKRLGVSAKQYRINFSHHGDA, from the coding sequence ATGCGCACAGTCGCAATCTTGATCTTTCCCGGCGTACAGGCGCTGGATGTGGCCGGGCCGATGGATGTGTTTGCCGAAGCGAACCGTTTCTTGCCGTCAGACCAGCAATACCGGATCACCGTGCTGGGCACCCGGCGCGGCACGATCGCCTGTTCGAATGGTTTGCCGATTGCCGCCCATCAGCATTATTCTGAATCCGATGCAAGCTTCGACTTGCTGCTGATGGCCGGCGGGCCGGACTTGCCGGAGCAGGCCAGGGATGCCGAGTTTTCCGCCTGGCTGGTGGCCGCATCGGCCCGGGCGCGGCGCTATGGCTCGATTTGCAATGGCGCGTTCTTGCTGGCGCACGCCGGTTTGCTCGACGGTAAAACCGTGACTACCCACTGGAACGATGCGCCGGCGCTGGCCGAGGCGTTCATCAAGACCAGGGTCGATGCCGACAGCATTTATGTGCGTGACGGTAATCTGTACACCTCGGCCGGCGTCACCGCCGGCATCGACTTGTCGCTGTATTTGCTGGCGCAGGATCATGGCCCGGACGTCTCGCTCAGCGTCGCCAAGCGGCTGGTGGTGTTCACCCAGCGGCGTGGCGGCCAGTCGCAATTCAGTCCCTACCTGACGCCGCTGGTGGAAGCGTCGTCGCCGGTGGCGCAAGTGCAGCAATACGTGCTCGACCATTTGAACGAGGAATTGAAGGTCGAGGACCTGGCCCGTATCGTCGCTATGAGTCCGCGCAACTTCGCGCGCGTGTTTGCGCGTGTCGCCAAGGTGACGCCGGCCGAATTCATAGAAAGCGTGCGGGTCGACGCCGCCCGCGTGATGCTGGAACGCGATGCCGAACCGCTGAAAACCGTGGCCTACCGCTGCGGTTTCGGCAATGCCGACCAGATGCGGCTAGTGTTCCTGAAGCGGCTGGGGGTATCTGCCAAGCAATATCGCATCAACTTTTCGCATCACGGCGACGCCTGA
- a CDS encoding DUF2243 domain-containing protein, with translation MHTNDNSSRDFPLSAGILLGLGLGGFFDGIVLHQLLQWHHMLSSTGYPATTLGNLKFEVVWDGIFHASTYIFVLAGLLILWRAARRHHAIWSGKLLGGSILAGFGLFNLLEGSIDHHLLKIHHVNETVPLQQWLYWDLAFLAWGALMLLAGWRLWRAGKRQSGRGRMV, from the coding sequence ATGCACACCAACGATAACAGCAGCCGCGATTTCCCCTTGTCAGCCGGCATCTTGCTGGGCCTCGGCCTGGGCGGCTTTTTCGATGGCATCGTATTGCATCAGCTATTGCAATGGCACCATATGCTATCGAGCACAGGGTATCCCGCCACCACGCTGGGCAACCTGAAATTCGAGGTGGTCTGGGATGGCATCTTTCATGCATCGACTTATATCTTCGTGCTGGCCGGCCTGCTGATTTTATGGCGCGCGGCACGCCGCCATCACGCCATCTGGTCGGGAAAATTATTGGGCGGCAGCATACTGGCCGGCTTTGGCCTGTTCAACCTGCTGGAGGGCAGCATCGACCATCATCTGCTGAAAATTCACCACGTGAATGAAACCGTACCGCTGCAGCAATGGCTGTATTGGGACCTGGCTTTCCTGGCATGGGGCGCGCTGATGCTGCTGGCCGGCTGGCGGCTGTGGCGGGCCGGTAAAAGGCAAAG
- a CDS encoding winged helix-turn-helix transcriptional regulator, whose translation MAKRKSLKGDHCPVARALDVIGDRWCLLLIRDAFDGMRRFGEFHKSLGVARNILTDRLHTLVEEGIFAAAPASDGSAYQEYVLTDKGLKLFPVVVALRQWAEGHLFKKNEAHSLLLERASGRPVLPMYVSDGAGRPLTVADTLVRKVTAP comes from the coding sequence ATGGCGAAACGAAAGAGTTTGAAGGGCGACCATTGTCCGGTGGCGCGTGCGCTCGATGTGATCGGCGACCGCTGGTGTCTGCTGCTGATACGCGACGCGTTCGACGGCATGCGCCGCTTCGGCGAATTCCATAAAAGCCTGGGGGTGGCGCGCAATATCCTGACCGACCGCTTGCATACGCTGGTCGAAGAGGGCATCTTCGCAGCCGCGCCCGCATCCGATGGCAGCGCCTACCAGGAATACGTGCTGACCGACAAGGGCTTGAAATTATTCCCGGTGGTGGTGGCATTGCGGCAATGGGCCGAAGGCCATTTATTCAAGAAGAACGAAGCGCATTCGCTGTTGCTGGAACGGGCCAGCGGCCGGCCGGTATTGCCGATGTATGTCTCCGATGGCGCCGGCCGGCCATTGACGGTGGCCGATACGCTGGTGCGCAAGGTGACGGCGCCATGA
- a CDS encoding D-amino acid dehydrogenase: MKTVAVIGAGITGVTTAYALARRGFAVTLIERQRYAAMETSFANGGQLSASNAEAWNHGANVLKGLKWMLKKDAPLLVHPLPGWHKLSWFAEFIAAIPGYERNTVQAARMAIAARQHLYASAEAEGIAFDLRRQGILHLCRDKAGFEHALGVSRLLARGGLQRRAVTPAEMRAIEPALAGHYYGGHYTDSDASGDIHKFSSGLAAAIVRLGVDCRYGQQITALTTDGRRVRVATRDETWQFDGVVVCAGVASRAFAAGLGDRLNIYPVKGYSITVNLPDAPSRTGAPQVSLCDDAVKLVSSRLGDDRLRVAGSAEFHGDNRDIRADRIRPLIDWVEQCFPGVSTRSVIPWAGLRPMLPAMLPRVGRGRAPCVFYNTGHGHLGWTLSAVTADMIAEVVAQARGA; this comes from the coding sequence ATGAAAACCGTGGCCGTGATCGGCGCCGGCATCACCGGCGTGACGACGGCGTATGCCTTGGCCAGGCGCGGCTTTGCCGTGACGCTGATCGAACGGCAGCGCTACGCCGCGATGGAAACCTCGTTCGCGAATGGCGGCCAATTGTCCGCCTCGAACGCGGAAGCGTGGAACCATGGCGCGAATGTGCTGAAGGGATTGAAATGGATGTTGAAGAAGGATGCGCCGCTGCTGGTGCATCCGCTACCGGGCTGGCACAAGTTGTCGTGGTTTGCCGAATTCATCGCCGCGATTCCCGGCTATGAACGCAATACCGTGCAGGCGGCGCGGATGGCCATCGCCGCGCGGCAGCATCTGTATGCATCGGCCGAGGCGGAAGGTATTGCTTTCGACTTGCGGCGCCAGGGCATCTTGCATCTCTGCCGCGACAAGGCCGGTTTCGAGCATGCGCTGGGCGTGTCCAGATTGCTGGCGCGGGGCGGACTGCAGCGCCGCGCCGTGACGCCGGCGGAAATGCGGGCCATCGAACCGGCGCTGGCCGGTCATTATTATGGCGGCCACTACACCGACAGCGACGCCAGCGGCGACATCCACAAATTTAGCAGCGGCCTGGCCGCCGCCATTGTCCGGCTCGGCGTCGATTGCCGTTACGGGCAACAGATCACCGCGTTGACGACCGACGGCCGCCGTGTCCGCGTGGCGACGCGGGATGAAACCTGGCAGTTCGATGGCGTGGTGGTGTGCGCCGGGGTGGCCAGCCGGGCGTTTGCGGCCGGGCTGGGCGACCGGCTCAATATTTATCCTGTGAAAGGATATTCGATCACCGTCAATTTGCCCGATGCACCAAGCCGGACCGGCGCGCCGCAAGTGAGCTTGTGCGACGACGCCGTCAAGCTGGTCAGCAGCCGGCTCGGCGACGACCGCTTGCGGGTCGCCGGCAGCGCCGAGTTTCATGGCGATAACCGCGATATCCGCGCCGACCGCATCCGTCCACTGATCGACTGGGTCGAACAGTGTTTTCCGGGCGTCAGCACGCGCAGCGTGATTCCCTGGGCCGGCTTGCGGCCGATGTTGCCGGCCATGTTGCCGAGAGTGGGGCGCGGCCGCGCGCCGTGCGTGTTCTACAATACCGGCCATGGGCATCTGGGCTGGACCTTGTCGGCGGTGACGGCCGACATGATCGCAGAGGTCGTGGCGCAGGCGCGCGGCGCCTGA
- a CDS encoding DJ-1/PfpI family protein → MAAKKILFLTGDFAEDYETMVPFQALIMVGHTVHAVCPGKKSGDKIKTAIHDFEGDQTYTEKPGHLFALNASFDDIDAASYDALMIAGGRAPEYLRLNPRVIDIVRLFASARKPIAAVCHGAQLLAAADVIRGKLISAYPACAPEVRLAGGEYADIDVTHAVTDDNFVTAPAWPAHPQWLSQFLALLGTEIKL, encoded by the coding sequence ATGGCGGCGAAGAAAATTCTGTTTTTGACGGGCGATTTTGCGGAAGATTATGAAACGATGGTGCCGTTCCAGGCCCTGATCATGGTGGGCCATACGGTGCATGCTGTGTGTCCCGGCAAGAAAAGCGGCGACAAGATCAAGACCGCGATCCACGATTTCGAAGGCGACCAAACGTATACTGAAAAGCCGGGCCATCTGTTTGCCCTCAACGCCAGTTTCGACGACATCGACGCCGCCAGTTACGACGCGCTGATGATCGCCGGCGGCCGCGCGCCGGAATACCTGCGCCTGAACCCGCGCGTGATCGACATCGTACGCCTGTTCGCATCGGCCAGAAAACCGATCGCGGCGGTGTGCCATGGCGCGCAATTGCTGGCCGCCGCCGACGTGATCCGCGGCAAGCTGATTTCCGCCTACCCGGCGTGCGCGCCGGAAGTGCGGCTGGCCGGCGGCGAGTATGCCGATATCGACGTGACGCACGCGGTGACCGACGACAATTTCGTCACCGCGCCGGCCTGGCCCGCGCACCCGCAGTGGCTGTCGCAATTCCTGGCCTTGCTGGGCACCGAGATCAAGCTGTAA